The nucleotide sequence GAGCCCCACGATGGCTGCCCCCAGCCTGACATCAGGGAatctctgctccttccccactCCAGGGTTCCTCCTCTGCTCTGTAGCTTCCCTTTCTCACACTTAGGAAAACGTGCTCATTCCTGATTTTATCATTCAGTAGATGATGTGGTGGAATATCAGATTTATCCTCACCTTGCTCATTTGAACTGAAATAGCAAGGTTGGGAATTGATTTTTCCAGCAGTGAGATCTGGAAGGGTTTGggggtaaaaaaaattaagtgcaGCTGCACAATCTGGTGAATAATGACAGAACTCCTTGTACACATGGAAATgcatcatggaaaaaaaaaacctcaggcATCAGTGAGAGCCACTTCTCCAACACCCTCACTGACATTGTCTGCATTTACTATCACTTTTGCTATCCCAGATACTATCTCAGCATAGAGAAGTAGTCTTTTTCTCTTACTTAAAACTTACATGCGATgtccaaaaataatttaaagcgTTCTTGCCCCAGAAGTTTTATTTAGATCATAGCCTTTAATAGGATGCAGCAGAATTTTGTAAATCCAGGCTAAATGTTTATCTGGATTCTTTATTTGGTTTCTTGAAATACAAACACGGTTGTGTTTAGTGATGAAACTTGAAggtggttttgtgttttctttgaagAGCAAACTTTGTTGGAAGGTAGTAAGTCCAcgtttttttatattttccataaaCTTCATTGTTTAGCAGCTGCTTATTCTCAGTGTTCTCTGGAGTACAGCCTCCAGTTTGGGAATAATGGAACTGAACATCAgagtttttattaattttcagttgGAACAGCTAAAATTTGGCTGGTAGGTTTGTGTTCCTAATCTAGGTTTAGATTGACAAAGCTGGTTTTCCTTCAGGTGCTGTATTCTGTCGCTGCACACACAGGTTCATGGCCACCCCTGAAAGCTGGAGAAGGTTCTGTCCTCTGGAGCTGTAGATCCCAGAGGGAATCACTGCCTTGGGAACCCCAACACTTCTGTTTTCTAAGCAAAGCATGTGCTGGTCTGTCTTTCCTAATTTGATACCCATAGACAGTGGGAAGAGAAATTATTAAACAAGAAAGGTATTTTTGAGTCTTTCACCCTTGaagagtttatttatttttaatttattaaaggAGCATCCCATTCTTACAGAATTGGGTGCCCTTTCACCTTCCTTTAAGTGAGCCTTTTTGGTTTGGTCTAGGTGTACTCAGGGAAGTAAAGTAGTAGACCTTTAAAAGTAGgatctttttttaatgtgacttgtggggggcagggggtgttttggtttgttttaaagcAGAACCCGAGTCTGTGATGGTGATCAGGCAGCATGAACAGAGGGAGACATTAAAGTGCAGGACAGAATCATAAAGGAATCAGATTGTTTCATGTTAAAGGCTTTGATGATGTACATGTGTTAGTGGACCAAAGTAAAGCTGTACATACACCTGGAATGGCGCTGTGCTCTTATTTGGCTCAACCAGGGCcggtcctgcccttgggtcacacCAGCCCCGtggagctccaggctgggcagaggggctggaaaggctggcaaagccctgggggtgctggtgacaggggCTGGACACgagcccaggggtgcccaggtgggcaagaggccactggcagctgggctggatgaggaattgtgtgtccagcaggagcagggcagggattgtccctctgtgctggcactgagagACCCTCgagggctgtgtccagctgtggctcctgcaggagagccctggaggggctggagcgtgtccagggcagggaacggagctggggaaggggctggagccccaggaggggctgagggagctgggaaaggggctgagcctggagaaaaggaggctcaggggggaccttgtggctctgcacaactccctgacaggacgggcagggagggggggtcgggctctgctccagggaacagggacaggaccaaACCGCACCGAGCTCAGGCAGGGGAGATTTAAATGGGGTATTTGGATGTCTTTCTTCACTGAAACAATGGCTAATCCTTGGAAGAAGTTAaacagggaggtttggagtcgCCACCTCTGCGAGCGCTCCAGAGCCGTCTGAATGCGGCCCTTGGGGCCGAATTTCGGGATGCCGAGGGCGGTGCCGCCGGCACCCGGGAACGTCCCTGGCACCGGGGGATGTCCCTGATACCCGGGGATGTCCCCAGCACCTGGTGATGTCCCCTCACCCCGAGCTCTCGCCGTCCCTCCTCCCGGCCCCGCTGTGGCGCtggcgggcggggccgcgcaGGCGCGGGCGGCGGCCATGGCGACCTTCTTCGGTGAGGTGGTGGTGGCACCGTCCCGGGCCGGCCtggacgaggaggaggaggcgcgggaGGAGACGCCCGAGGACCGCGAGATCCGCAGGGAGATCGAGAAGAAAAGGTAGCGGCGGCCAGGCAGGTTCAGGCTGGAGCTCGGGGAAAGGTTCTGCCCtgtcccagagggtgctggcactgcccaggctccccagggaatgggcacggccaGAGCTCcgggagctgccagggatgcccaggctgggattgctgggtgggactggatgggatctctgtgggtccctcccagctcgGGGTGTCCTGTGGTTGCTTTGGCAGGGAGATCGATGTCGTGTGGACCTGGCGGCCGGGCGGCTGTGCCGAGGAGCCCTTGGTGTGCTCCAGGTTCATCGTGGCCATCGGAAGGAACGCTGCGGGTGCGTGCGGAACCAGCTGCTCTGCGGTTTTGGGGGGTAAATCGGAGGAGGCAGAAGGCGGGAGGGAGGTGTAAATGTGCCAGGacgctccctgctcccagccccagtgtccaccctggccatgggcactgccagggatccatcccagcccctgcccaccctgccagggaacaattcctaattccccatatcccatccagccctgccctccttgAGTTGAggtcattcccccttgtcctgctgtCCCATTaccttgtgaaaagtccctccTCAGCTTTCTTTAAGCCCCTGTGTTCCCTGAATGTGCACAGGTTAAACCTGGAGGCAGCTGAGCTGTCCAGAGAAAGCTGAAGTTCCCCTGTACATGTAAAACACAGTTATTGTTACAGCTGTTTACTCCTCCTGAAAATGGCTCTATTTTCAGTTGAACAGGAAAAGTGGAATATGTTGTAATTTAGGATTTTAGTTTGGATAATCCCTCTTTTCCTTTACCTGGCTTTTTGGTAAACTCTCTGAGACTGTTTATTAAATGGCAAAAGTTTTGTTCTAATAGTGCTGAGAAGTCTTGCTTGCATTTAAGTGACATTTAGATTTTATCAAAGTTAACTTTGctaatttttttgggttttgttcagatttttacttgaaaaattGTAATAGATATTTTAGATCTGTCTTCTGTAGCTTTTGGCAGGAATCTGATTTATGAACGTCTTTGCCACACTCTTGCCTCTGTTTTCTAGAATCAGTGTAATAGTTCTGCCTTGCTGCTtcagtgatttttgtttttaatctgctATATCTGCTGTGTCAGAAAGTATTAGAGACTTAATATTTCACATCCTTAATTAATACTAAATAAATTGAAGTTGATTGTAATGCTGTAATTCCTAAGAACAAGTGATTTTTGCATTAGGGATCTGTATATTTTGAAGAGCTCTTAGTCTTCTTAAATTTGGGTACGGTGGGGCTACTCacattgctgctgtttcttaGATTTGGTCAGTAAATCTAAGTTGatgaaaattattcttccttCAGATTGCAAAGGAATAATCTAATTTAGTCCAGCTATTTATTTGTAAAACAGAAAGAGTTTGTACAGTATTTTTATGGGTTTTGCAGCTTTCCTGTCATCTTTTATCCTGGATTCCGTGTGCTGGGAGGTGGTTGGAGTTGTGAAGCTGTGGAATGAGTGGTGCAGAACATCCAGCACCACAAATGTGCTCCCTACAGATTCCTTCTGTTTGTTCTACAGACTGATATCAGATCCCACTGTAAGTGACTTGAGCATTAATTCCTCTATGTCTTGGCTTTCTGAAAAAGAGAGCCTTCATCCACCCCTAGACATGGGACTGCAGGAGCATGGATTAATCTCATAAATTATCTGAAGGGTTAATTCTCACTAAAACTGTGTCAAGTTCTGTGTGGAGCTCGGCACAAAGATGTCGCAGCCTCTTGGCTTCACTGCAGTTGTGAGCAAAAAATCCTCATTGAAACAGAGTTAAAGAAACCCAGAATAACAGAACAAGTTATTGTCTGCATCCACATCATCCTTACAGGTGATTATGAGCTGCTGTTGTGCTCCTTAAACCACTTGCTTACAcaagtttttactttttttttaaggttttattgTGCCAGTGTAGTTGCTATGTGGCTGAGGATCAACAGTTCCAGTGGCTTGAGAAGGTAAAACtggcaagaaaataaatggagtaATAAAATCCAAAGGGTGGGATCTTCCTCTCTGATACTTTAAACGTGACAGTGTTAAATAAGTTTCCCCTGTGGTTTTCTCTtattaaatattcaaaaatagataaatatacTGTCTGCAGGATCTGTGAAATCCCTTTCTAGAAGCTGCCAGCTGTATCTGGTGAAACCTCCCAGCTGACTGCAGTCACTCCTTTTGGGCAGTTTCAGTTTTGTTGGCCCTTAACCACTTCCCACACCGTTTTCCTGCTTGGTTTTCATTTCCCATGGTttatttcagctgcattttgcCACTGggagtttttggtttttttttccttaaaaaaacccatcagtTATTTATGCAGCTGCCAAAGGATCACCAGACAAACCAGTTGTGGAGCTCCTGGTGCATGGTGTCAGCTGCTGGGTGTGTTCTGTGCCTGTGCCAAGGGGGAGCTGGAGGGGAAGGTGCCTCCCAAGCTGCATTTATCCCATTTGTTCCCAGATTTAACATTCCCAGGGCCTCACCCCAGCATCAGGCAGGtacaggagcactgctggctcagcGAAGTCCCTTCAACTATCatcattttgattttaatgagGTAAAGCCAGGGGTGAATGTTCCTCCTGTTGATTTTCCTGATGGATTTGGGTCACTGCTTTGCCTGGAGGAAGTGTGGCTTATTTTGTCTTGCTGTCTgtctgctccctccctgcctgcctttaAATCTCTGCTGAGCTGAAGGACGAGCACATTCTAAAGCTGTGCTTAGACATAAGTACAGCTTTGCTGGGGGATCATGGCTCATTTGGAAGTTTAAAAACCCTGAGACCtcaaacattttgcttttgctgtacTCCACACATTCCTGCACCTCATTTAAAGTGGTGTTGCAGAAGAAAGAGGCTGGGGGGTTGTTGTGTTCCCAGTTGTTTGTGGATATGTGTGATTTCCAGTGTGGGTgttcctgagcagcaggagggtgCTTGTACCAAGTCAATGTTCCTGAGTATTTTTAGGCTTTGTGGTTGTTGGTATTTTTAAACGTGCAGCAGAAACAATGTGCTGGCaatctttttgcttttaatgtgAATTGTAGACCTGTTCATTGTGTAAAACCTGATTTATTGAGCATCTCCTGTCTCCACAAGTCAGATCTTTACGTCTGGgtgtgttttctctgtaagGGATCACTGACACAGGAGAGCACACAGGTTGGAGTTTTGCAGCCATGAATTCCAGCCAGCATTCCCAACAAAGCAAGTGgaaaaattgaatattttctgaatatttctgaatattctGAATATCTTAGATTGCTGTCACAGTGGTGACAGTGATGGGAGGGCACAGGCAGCTTCCCTCCTGGGATTGGTGCACAGACAGAAACAGGCAAGTTTCTGTCACAGTTTCCaaattctctgttttcttttctcctgttgGTATTTTGTGATGGACAGAAGGGTTTGTACTTTGAAATTCTGTTCTTTGAattggagaaagaaaatgtaggGTTCTCTTTCTCGGTTCAACTTGGATAGAGCTAAATAAAATctgtgcatttaaaataaagacttACGATATTGTAGGACATCTAGGGAGCacaatttttgctttaaatgttATGCAGCTCAGTGGActgcttgtttttatttggagtcctttttctttctacagtcACCGTTAATTAAAGCAGTAAATCTTAATACATTGAATAGAAAGTGCTGAAAACATAAAACCTCTCCAGAAGATCACTAGACTTGGGAAATACATCAGCTgttattttagggttttttttttatttccatcccAGGAGCAATGCCTGGGAAATTTCTACCTGAAGGCTGTGATTCAATCTGGTCTTAGTCCTGCAAACCTGAGTTCAGGTGCCCTTTGCACTGAGATTGAAATGAATCTTGGACGTTTCTCTGCCTTTTATTGTGAGAAGAGAAATTTCgctgatgtcttttttttcaatttcaggTTTTTGGCTCCATGCAGAAGAAAGGCTTGCAAGTAACCATCCTTTCCACGTGTCCTGTTGCTGATTATAAAACTCAGGAATCTACTCTGACACTTGTATCTCCATTCCTGAAAGCCTTGAAGACCAAAGAATTCCAGGAGCAGGTCTGCTGCccgctgctggagcagcccaacATTGTGAGGGaccttcctgctgctggtaCTTTGCAATTCCAATTATTTCCAGGGCTGCTGGTGGAAACTCAAAATTTCCCCTGAGGAGCATCCCCCTGCAATTAGAATTTTTGCTTAATTGTGGGAACTGGCTGACAAgttagctttttttaaaattaattactgaGAGACTCCCATCTTACACATTGTCCTGGAAAATAGGGACAATTTTCCAAACCAGTCACAAATCATTTTACCTGTTATGTGTGGGACAGAAGTGCTGGAAAATTCTTCAGTGTAGCCTTAAAGATCATGCTGTACAGTGGAGTTTTTTGGGAAATTTACTTAGTAATTAAGTAAGTTTTATTAAGAACTGTTTCCATCTGAGCATCCAAACTTAAAAGTTTGTAACATCCTTTCTGTATATAAGAGGTAAGGAAGCTTGCACAGGGCTATTGATCTTAGGGAAAAGTTAGGTACAGTTTTATTATGTAATTTAATAAAAACCTTGAGCTTTTAATATTAGAATCCCTAATGATAGCAGCATGAGGAAAAGCTTGTCTGGCAGGAGCTAAAAGTAGATGATTTTCTCTTGTTCACActtcttttttgtgtttctaGGGGTTTTTGgagggtgttttttgtttgggttttttgcagatgttgctattatttttatttaccaaTAGTACAGTTTCCAGGTAAGGTATGTGCTAGGAAGAATCCCCTGCAGTTAACTCATTTTTGGTGGCTTATTTCCCTGTGTACCTGGGGGATGAGGAGTGGCTGTTCCAGCAGTCAGGATCCTGAGCTAGAAATTTAACTGCCGTGGGtttgaaattctgatttttatacACAGAACTGAGATTGCTTTTCTGCTGAATTTAACACAGATTTTCTTCTGCCCTGTGCTCAGTTTTGAGTTACTGCCAGGTGTGGCAGATCCCTGCAGTGCTCTATCAGTGTTACACTGATGTCATCAAGCTGGACACGGTTACCATTGAAGCCTTCAAGCCCCTGCTTTCTTCTAAAGTCCTGAAGAGTTTAGCCAAGGTAAAATtccatatttaaaattaatgggAGCTGTGAGCTGGTTTTGTCTCTCTTCATCTCTTGCATTCTGCTGTTTTTGTTCCCCTCTGAGGATTTCAtctgaaaaggcagaaaaatacagatttttaatgGCAGTGCTTGTACGTGCTGTAACATCTGTGTGGCTTAGAAATAATGAATCTACAGCTTCCTTCAAAATTTCGTTTTGAATTTTCAGGCTCTTTAATGGTATGGATGTATCAGAGAAGAATTTCTTGTGCTTGTGTTAGCTGCAGTTTCATTTGGAGTTGCCTCATTTAAAACTTGTAAACGTTTTgttgtgtggtttttgtttttgttttatttttacattttatattcATATACCAGATGGCTCTGTTCTAGCTCTGTATCTGCCTCTCTTCTGGCATACAGGAAAGCTTCTTAAGAAGCCCATTTTGACCTATAACTTCTTTTTGGAGCTAAAAGACCAAATTTCTGATGAAATTTTTGTACTAATCCAGCAGCTGTgaaatccagcctggccttgtacacttctagggatgggcAGCCACCATTTCTCTGggccagagcctcaccaccctcccagtaAATCCCATTGCTCCCATAAATTCCCACTGCAGCTTGTAAAATGAAAGTTTTActctttctgaaatgttttaaattgaattttagTTGGTCGAAAACACTTTGAACCCAGATTTAAATACCAAAGAGGTCTGTTCCGTGTGTACTGAGGTGTTTATTTCAGTTCTAAAATCAGTTTTCAGTACAGCTCGTTCTGTTCTGCTGAGTAAGTCTGAATAAGACATCTGAATAAACTCTGAAGGAGAGCAGTGACAAATACAGAGACTCTTCCCCTCATGTCCAAGCAAGGAGGAATGCAAAATAATAAATCCCATTTTACTGCTGAACTGCAGATTCCTGTGGATAACTTCATTCAGAAGACCTGAGTTTTGCTCacagttaatattttaataaaagtgaTGTTCAGAGTAATGAAAATGGGACCAGAGGCCAGTGGGGCTCTTGCTTTGTTCCCAGCACTGTGGGTGATGCTGAtcctcttttcttctccccaggATGCCTCTGAAAGCACCAAGATTTTGAAGAAGTTCTTGACAACCAGTGAAACTCACAGTAATATCTACATCTGACAAGGACAGTTCTGCACTTCTGTAAACTCCAGTTTCTTCTCTAGAGGacttttggaattatttttttcccttaaaagcagaataaatacGAGTAGATTTTTACTTTTCCACtcatttttgttgcttttaacTTCATTACTGCAAACACCCTTCTGCATGGCCTGGAAGATTTTCTTCTGGAGTGATTTTAGGAAAGATACCTTGGATATGAAAAGCaactcctttttctcctcctgaagGGATTGTCTTACCTTAAAGTATTCCTTTTATATGTAAAAGAGGAAATGCAGATAAGGAATTCTGCCTGTATCTGATAAGAACTTGCctctttttactttattttgaGACCTgaaattttttctaatatttgaTGCTTTTCCAAGATTTGTCTGTGTTAGAGAAAATGCACTCTCTGTCCTTTTCCATCCATAGAGAATTTTGCTTATGTTTGTTTATGGCTCCACATGCCCTTTTTAATGTATGCATTGATACAAAATGCAGTAATTCAAGTATGGTAAATGCCTTTGAGACTTGCAAGTGAAAAATAACCTCTCCTGGTCAAAGGGGCTGGCAGGAGAAATTTGGATTTGCCAGGGCAAACTGATTTAATCCACTTTAAAACACCAAAATTTGGGAATGGTAGGAATAATAAAAGATCTCTTAGGCAGAGCATGTGATTTACAGAGAAAGGTAAAAGGTTTTAGAGAactttttgaaatgctttaagTTGGTAATTTCAGCAGTTGGTAATTTCAGCAGTTTATTTGAAGTATTAACTAGGATTGAGGTGCAGTTCTGAGTTGTACTCtgttttatttaacattttgttTAAGAAAATGTATTAAAGTATTAATTGTCTCCCAGGTAATTCTGTTCTCTGCTGGGTGTAACTTGGACTTGCACTGGATGCTCAGTGGGTATTTTTGAACAGAGTTATCCTTCACAAAACTGTCACTGATTTAAATTTCAATTCAGGTAACTACAGATGAGCAGGTCTTGCCTGAAGTGCACTGGATTTTGGAACTGGATTTTTGAACCAGTTCTGaagttttgttgggttttttttcccccatttctgtCCATCCTTTTAATTCAAAAACTGATTTTATGTGTGATCTGAGCTTAGAATTATGTTGTTTTGAAAGTTGGCTGCAccattttcttacttttatGTGTTTGGTTTATAAGAAGCAAAGCAGATAACAAGAACTATATTTAACAGTAAATTATGCAGACCCTTAGAGGAATTGTGAATGTATTTCTGGTATTGGTGTGATCAGCCATGCAGTTTGCAATGTTTCAAAACAGTTACTATATTatatttaattcagtttttgcTACCTGGCTTTATGCTGAGGTGTGAAAATGCTCCTAAATAAACACCTTGAATAAAAGTGGCAAAGAAAACCCTGACAGCTTGGGAGATGAAATCAGACTGAAACCTGATGTTTTGGCAGAATTCTTCAAGGGTTCACTATTCTTGCTTGAAAGCTCTCCATAGCAGGAAATGTTTAGGTAGTGGGGGAGTACTGTAGGGCAGTggaaaaagagattttacattaaaattctgccttttcccatAATTTGATGTAGGAAGCAGCTCATACTCACCCCTTAAATATTCTGGAAACCTCAGAACTGATGATGAACTGTGTGTCTCATAAGATGTGAGTGTTGACTGAAGATTTTTTCCATATTTGCAAATTGCtgtctcttttattttcctttctctgctctccAGTGTTTACCAAGAGCCTGCAGTGAAGCTTTCTTGTTTCCTAACAGCTGCTGGGTTTAATCCTTGTAGGAGTTCACAAACTTCAGACTTGTCAAATGTGGCAGATGGCTTCAAAGCTTTGGGGGAAGAAGTTTGAAACGAGATTGTGTAAGACTTGGTTTCCTGAGGTATTTGCTAAATGCAGATTGTGAAACCAGAGTAAACTGTGAGACTGGAAGAGGTTGTGTTGGGTTGTTTTCTCCACCTTTTTAAAGTCATTTAAGCCACTTCTACCTTTTTTTTAGATAACACTGATCTGTTTTCTGCTTAATGTCTTCCAAACCAAAGGCTCTTCTCAAGTCCAATCTTGCTTTGTCATGCTGCAGAGTTTTATTTGGTAGGCAGAGGTGTTTTCCCATTCCTGAAGGTCTGACTCCAAGGTGATGTGCCTGACCTAAAATCCTGTATTTGAGGTGCATTTTATGGAGGctcctttgcttttgtcttGGAACCTGTTGGTGTCTGCAGTGCAGGCCACAGGTGTGAGATCAGAGCTGTACAAAGGTCATGTCCAAGCcaggtttgggctggaagggaccttcaggatcatcccatcccacccctgccatggcagggacacctcccactgtcccaggctgctcccagccccagtgtccaacctggaactgaacattccagggatccaggggcagccacagcaaatctgggaattccatcccagcctctcattaccatcccagggaacaattcctaatgcccagtatcccatccaatgctgctctgaagccattccctgtgccctgtccctgcatcccttggcaattgtctctctccatgtttcctgcagctcctccaggccctgcaaggccaccctgagctcagcccaaagcttctcctgtgcaggtgaacaatgccagctctgccagcctttcctcccagcacagctgctccatccctctgctcatcctgctgcctcttcaGACCTGAGGAGCTCGGGTGGTGCTGTAGGTGTTTCTTGAGGTAGTGGCATCCCCCTTTACTCCATGGCACAGAGGGAATTCCTACAGGAACTTCCCCCTTGCTGCAATACAGCGAGTGCTTCCCTTTAACAGGAGTTTTCTGCACTAAACTCCACTCTGTGGtctccagagcagcccagcagaaCCACAGGCTGCAGAAGTGGGTTCCCGTGCTGGTTCCTGTGCTGCTTTGAATCCTGTCCATGTCCTTCCTTCCAGCTGGGACCCAaattcccagagctctgcaccACTGAGCACAGCAGGCTCCCCTGCATTCCTGACAAAGCACCTCAAAAGAGGAACAAACACTGAGTGTTCCCACTGAAGAGCAAGCAGGGCTTTTAAATAGCGCATTCATTTAGTTTTCCCtcatttaattttcaccttttgCACAAAGACCCGGgaccagctccagctgcagcgTGTGCTACAGGTCAGATGTTAAAATCCAGCTCGCTTAGAGGAGGTCTTGACTTAATCAGCGTGGGGTAGAGAAAGCAATGCTGTAATGCTGATAGAAAAGGTCACTTGTCTGAgaggagagcagctggaaaacccTGGGTTTTCCATCCCCTGCATCCTGGGGGTGCCCCGGCCACAGCTGCgatgctgccagagctgggctgtaATGTATGGGAAGTGGCTTTGATTTTTGGGACTTGCAGGGAGCCAGCTTGGTGCTTTCTGCTGTTGACATGTGGCTTCCAGACCCTCAAATCCAGTGCACGTTATGAAAATGCCTAAGTGTTGGATTTAAaccatattttaataatttggcCACCTGTGCAATATCCTAATAACCTTAGGAGAACTTGAGATCCTCTGTAAAATTATTCATAGCAGATGTTAAATCTTCGGTGTATTCTACACATTTACACACTGGGGGATGGACACTAAACGTTGCCCTTTCAAAAATAACCTGaaacatatttatttcaaagaattAGAGTGGGTCATAGCAGGAAGTGAACGTAGGAAGCTTCATCCATTgttgtggtttgttttaaaGGTGTGCTCCAAGTGAGAGGATTAAAAGAAGTTTTGGTCTTTACTACAGTTGGACAAAATTTTTTGAGtgtttaaaagataaaaagccCTTTATTATATACATTTTGTTCCAGTAAGTTTCTCAGCTGTTATATTTCTGGCCCAgctttcttattattttttttttttttttagtacacTGTAGCTCTCCAGCTTTAAAGATGTCATTACAGGGCACTAAATCCTAAGTGCCAAACCTGTTCTCTAATGATTGAAAAATTGCCCTTTAGGTCAGAACTTGAGAGCCAGAAATGCAAAACCTGCTGGAAAGAGGCAAAAGTCCTCCGCTGTGACTGGGCAACAAATCTCTTTAAGTAGCCAAGTGAATTAGCTTTTAAAGAGctttcaaagacaaaaacatTGCTGGCAAgcaaatgcatatatatatatttatatatatatgtgtgtttgtatatatataaatatagtcTCCTAGGTGAGGTAGCTCCAAATGTAGGTAGCTGTGAGTTGACTTTAGAATCAATTTTTAGAAACTGAATATATTTTAGGGTGTTTGTAGTTGCCTCCTCAGGTTTTTATTTACCCTGTAACTATGAGGGCTGGATTTTCTTTGTGATGAAAAGTTCTGGCaaagtcatagaatcacagtcacagaatggtttgggttggaagagaaattaaaaatcacccactcccattcccctgctgtggcagggacaccttctac is from Cinclus cinclus chromosome 2, bCinCin1.1, whole genome shotgun sequence and encodes:
- the PSMG1 gene encoding proteasome assembly chaperone 1, whose translation is MATFFGEVVVAPSRAGLDEEEEAREETPEDREIRREIEKKREIDVVWTWRPGGCAEEPLVCSRFIVAIGRNAAAFLSSFILDSVCWEVVGVVKLWNEWCRTSSTTNVLPTDSFCLFYRLISDPTVLLCQCSCYVAEDQQFQWLEKVFGSMQKKGLQVTILSTCPVADYKTQESTLTLVSPFLKALKTKEFQEQVCCPLLEQPNIVRDLPAAVLSYCQVWQIPAVLYQCYTDVIKLDTVTIEAFKPLLSSKVLKSLAKDASESTKILKKFLTTSETHSNIYI